Part of the Numenius arquata chromosome 5, bNumArq3.hap1.1, whole genome shotgun sequence genome is shown below.
ggcggccagtcaccagtggggttcTTCAGGCTATTTAATgcttttataaatgatctggataCAGGAATTGAATGTACAttaagtaagtttgctgatgatgctaaacaaggaggagctgtggacttcctcgagggtagagaggccttacagagggatctggataggcCACAGAGCTGGGCaagccctgctcctctccccgcTCCTTGCAGTGCGATGGACAAGATGATCCCcatgggtctcttccaactcgaGATGTTCTATGAGTCTGTGATTCACCGCTTGTGCAACACGCAGATGAGCcagcttccttcctcttcccagctGTTTCGTCTTCCTCTGGACACTTCTGCAGCATCATCCAGCCTCTTGGTGATGGGTGTTGGGGGTGGTGTTGTCAGCCCAGACTCACCCCGTTTCATAACATCACAAAACCCGGCCACATCCTCCCATCTCCTGAGGTCCCATCAGCTCCAAATGGGCGAGCGCCTCTGTCCGACGCTGCTCATGGATTTGGTGGTGCTGTATCCCTGAAAAACTTTATGAAAACATAGGTAGGAAAATCCCTGTTAAGTGAGAACGATCAAATTGTGTTgacagagaagcaaagcacagccCAATAAATTAAATGTTGTTGTTACGTCcatgtgtagaatcatagaatagctcaggttggaagggacccatgagaatcatcgagtccaactccctgctcctcacaagaatacctaaaactaaaccatatgactaagagcatcgttCAGATGCTCTTTGAATGCTGGCAGGGTTGGTGCTGTGACCACCTCCCTgaggagcctgttccagggacCGACCATCcactcagtgaagaaccttttcctaatgtccaatctaagcAGAGAACCTTTATGGACTGGAAGCCCAGCTGAGAAAGGCAGAGTAGACCTACAGCATTGGTGAGCAGAGAAGGATGCTGGCAGTGTCTACAAGATGCCAAGGAATACCAGAGAGGCTGCAGGTCTCTGCCAGGGCAGAAAACACAATCGCAGTAAGGGGAGAATTCGGTTAATCCCAGGGAGACTCACAAATGTGAAACCAGGTTCGACGGGGAAATGATGCTCAAGGTCCCACGTAGGACCCCTCCCTGCACCGTGTCCACTTAACTAAAGAGAAGGGCacttaaatgggaaaaatatgttaaaaggaaattaaatggagCAGCTGAAAGGGTGAGGGCTTGCAGGCAAGGTGGAGAACTTGGAGAACAGCTGTCTGTGGCTGCAGGGACCCTTGGCTGCGGACCCTCACTGTCCTGGTGCACCTGGGGCTGCCTCCAATTTAGGGCCGGCAGCCGGCTCCAAGCTGATGGCAGCTCAACTGGAGCTCAGGGGgtgccagggatggggatggcacTGTCACCACAGCCAGTGGTGGCCGAGACAGGGGATTGTCCATGCCCTGGGtagggggagcagggaaggggaagagcagggaggagaaggattGAAGGTCTGCCCGTTGCTGGGCCGCCAGCGCAGTGGCAGAGGACAGACCCGTGCCCGAGGGGCGCAGGTGTGGCTGGGCAGAAACGCGCCTCTGGGTTTTTTGGCAATTCCTGCATTTGCTGGGAAAATGTTGTTGCTGCACATTAGAAGCTATTCCCAGTGTCTGTGTTAAGCATGATGATGTTTTGggctgaaatggggaaaaaaaccccgaacCCAAAAACCAGACGTATGAAATGCCACATCCTGTTGTTTCCGGAGCAGGGCGTGGGCAGCTGGGAGCCCGGGGAGGTCTGTGCCACTGGCGGTGGTACTGGGTGTGCTGCTGCAGCGCCTggggtcggtgctgggagaaGCTGGGTGGCCCCAAGCAGACCCCATGGCAGCAGGCACAGACCTCCCCTTTGGGGTTCACCTCCAGTGGGGAGCTCCAGCCCACACCAGGAGGTGCCTGTCGCAGTCCCCAGCACAGTCCGGGCACACGCTGCTTCCCCCAGTGCCGGAGGGCAGCTCCCCACTCCCAATTCAGCATGGATCCTGTCAGGATAGTGACTGTCCTGGGCATCCATCCTCAGGCCCTCCGCGTGGCTTCCCAGCCAGGCAGAGCGCTGCCCGTGCACATCGCCAGTGTAATAGTGATgatgaggaagatgatgatgataacaGGGATTCAAGGCTTCCTCCAGTGTTTCTGTGTCTGAGGATGGGAAACACTAATTGCAATTGTTCTAAGTGCTTTGGGACAAAACtacagggtcagggtcaggggtTGGGAGTCCAGGGGCCAGGACACGTTTGTGTGCCCTGCGTGGAGGGCTGTCCCCAGACAATGCCACTCGGGGTGGGGGAACATGTGTGACGCCCTGGCTGGAAGCAGGAACCGGCACCCACAAGCTGTTGCGAGAGTTTGGCTGCCAGGTTCTCTTTCCTGGCATTTCGGGCTGCCCTCGCTGGTGTGTGCTGAGGCTCTGGCAGGAAGGAGCTCCTTGTGCTGCGCCGGCTGCCGGGATGGACACAGCGGGGCCAGACCTGTACGAGAGACTACAGATCCACTACCCACCCAGCCCCAGTCGAGGTAAGCCCTGTCCTGCTGggatgctgtgggcaggagctggctgagcaccttccttccccagcccagctcctctctcAGCAGTGTCAGGGTCCCCTGGGTTGGCTCAGACCCGGCTGTGGCCACCTCTGTCTTCTCTCCCGCAGAGCCGGCACCTGGATCTCCTCCGGCTGCATCCCGCTGGACACTGGGCACCGTCCTGGCTGTGGGCATGGGGGTGGTTCTGGTGGCCACCCTGGCAACCCTCATCACCCTGCGTAAgtgccgccgggggggggggcagcagtgaTGCCTGGCAGGAGCCAGGAGCAAGCAGGAGCCCACGGGCATCCCTGGCATGGGGCTGACCCACTGCCCTGCCCTCCCTAGACgtgcagggccaggcagagctgcaggcagcacgGGCAGAGCTGGTGGCCATCAGAGCCCATCCACTGCCTGACCCCAACGGTGAGTGGGACCCTGGGATTGCCCCCAGTAccccagcccctgtccccagcccctaccacccagcccctgccctccagttcctgccctccagcccatgtcccctgtcccccagcccctgccctccagcccctctccccagctcctgtcctCCAGTCCCTGTCCCCAGACCCTTCCTGAGGCAGTGGGCACACCGctgtctgctcctctccctgaccCCATGCCAGGTCCCTGGAGCCCCGGCGAGAGCCCAGCAGCGGCGCAGAGGCGGAAGGAGCAGCTCGGTAACATCCTTGGGGAGGGTGTGAGGAGGGGGGTGACATCTGGCCCTAGGCTGCCCCGGCCCCTCTGGCCCCAGCAGCTGGCGCCCGGGCCCCATGGCTTCCCACTCCCCAGGGCAGTGGCTGCAGGGACTGTCCCTAGGATGGCGGTACCACGAGGGGAAGATCTACTACATCTCGGGGGAGGGGAAGCCCTGGAGCGAAGCAGAGGCCGCCTGCCGCTTCACCCACTCCCACCTCGCCTCCATCACCAGCTCCGAGGAGCAGGTGGGTgcgtggggctgcagcccccatcCGCTGCCCCCTCCTGTgtgccctgccctgctgctgcctgctcccgtGCATCCTCCTGCCAGCGCATCCTCCTGCCCACGCATCCCCCTGCCCATGctctctcctgcctgtgccccctgCCCATGCCCATGCCCTGTCCCACAGGATTACCTGGcgcgggaggcgaggggaggaTCCTACTGGATCGGGCTGACGGCCACGGGCCCCGGAGGCTCCTGGCACTGGGTGGATGGAACTGCCTACTCCCAGGCCCAGAGGTGAGCAGGGCTTGAGAAGGGGGAGACCGGCACTCCTGGCGCCCCCCTGCTGACCCCACTCTGTCCGGGCAGTTTCTGGGCGCCAGGGCAGCCGGACAACCAGGACCATGGGCGCTGGGGCCAGGAGGGCTGTGCCCAGATCCATCCCGTGCGCAATGGCCTCTGGAACGACCATAACTGCAACTTCACCTTCCCCTGGATCTGCAAGAGGGACCTCAGCATGCCCTGATGCCCTGCTGACAGATCCCCTGCCGGCAcgctgccagccccactgccagcccACTCGCCCCATGCAGCATGCCGGATGAGCGTCCCGGCGACCTCCGCTCCTCCCTGAAGCAGGGCTCCCCCACCAAGGACCCTCTGCCAGCCCCaaagcagcaggatggggaaacCCCAACCCAGGGTCCATCATGCAGAGAGCACGGAGGCCCCCAGCACCCATCCATCCTTCAGGCTGGCAGGTGACAGGTTTGCAGAACCCCCCGGGGGAGAACCACCTCTTTTTTAACATCCATTTATGGCCCCACGGAGCCACTGCCCACGGTCCTGTGCACACAAAGCAGTGCAGGAACATGGCGCCATCCCAGCTCCAGATGGATTCTTATGGGAATGGCTATTAGCGCTCCCCAGCCGTCCTGTCTTGGATTAAAAACCTGCTCTTTGCTAACACGTTGCTCTTTATTCCTGAGTCGCTTCTCCTGTCCATCCTACTGGGGCTCAGTGACCATCTCAGACCCCTCCCTTGCCTCTCTCCCCAAAATATCAGGGGGTGCCGGGCAAGGATGCCAGCTGTAGCTCAGCGGGCTGCTTTGATGCCCATCTCCCGGTCCACCGCCTGAAGGAAATGTTCATTGAGGAAAAGCATCTGCCCCTGGGGCAGGAGACGATTGAGGAGGACGTCAGCGGTCTCGGGTCGGAGCAGGACATCAGCACCGGGGCCGAGGAGGCGCAGGGTGGTGAGCAGGCGGGGGGCCAGGCGGCGCAGGGTGATTTCAGCAAGTGATAGATTCTCTTGGGGGTCACAAACCAAGGCGAAGGCGAGGGCCACGACTGATAGCCAGGCTACTGTCACCCGTTCAGGGAAGGGGTCCCCAGGGGGCAGCTGGAAAAGCCCCCCTGGGGCGTCTTGCAGCGACATCGGCTCGTCAGGGAGCTGGGGAAGTTGGGGGGAGGATGAGCGCCCTGAGGATGACTGAAGCAGCTGGCACTGGGAGGCCACTTGCCTGGCAGACAAGGAGGAAACCTCGCGTTAAGACTCCCCCTCACATCCAGCAACAGGGTGACCCCCTCtgttggggggggtgggcagggctcGGCGGGACCCCCGGGGCCATGATGCCATGGCCCCGGAGGTCCCGCCAAGTCCTGGCCCCCCAAAAGGAGGCTGTCAGAGCTTTGGGTGTCCCACTGAGCCCAGagccctccccccacccccaaagagaGTTCCAATGAGTCTGGGGGTGCCAGAGGGGCGGTGGCACAACCCTAGTGGTCCTGTGGAGGGTAGGGGGGCTGCTCACAGTCCTGGGGGTCCgacccagcccagcacccccaggaAGGAGGGTCCCATGGAGGGTGGGGTCCCAGCCCCAGGAGTCCTGAGCCCTGGTCACCCAAAAGGAGGCTGCCAGTGCTCTGGGGGTCCACTGAGCCCAGGTCCACTGACCCTCGGAGAAGGGGGTGTCACCTAGACCCCCTATCACCACGCTGGGGTTCCTGCAAAGCCCAGCCACCCCCCCCAAAAGGAGGGTATCATGGCCCCGGGGGGGTCCCAATGAGCCTGACACTGCCAGACGGGGGGTGCCACGAcgctgggggtgccggggggggaggTTGGTCACGGTCCCAGGGGTCCCACCGAGCCCAGCATCCCAGGaaggggggtccggggggggagGTGTTCCGGCCCCGGGGTCCCGCCGAGCCCAGCCCCCGCCCCCGGGGGGGAATGAGGGTGTCCCGGGTACCTGGCCACGGCCAGCAGCTGCTCCTTGCGGCGGAGGCGCTGCCGAGAGGGGTCCCCGGGGGAGGTCTCAAGGGGGGTCCCGAAGGCACGAGCGTACAGCACGCGGCAGGGGGCGGGGCGCGTGGGGTCGGGCCCGCCCAGCGCCAGCAGCACGAACGCCCGCACCATGGCAACGCCGCCGAGACCCCGGCCCGCCGTCCCGCGCGCGGGGGAGGGACGGCTCCGCCCCTCCGCCTCTGCGCCGGTTGCCATTGGTCAGCGGGAGTGCCGAGGGCCCAGCTCGGATTGGCGCAGGGAGCGGAGGGCAGGGGTTGGGCCGATGCGGAAGGTAAAGGCGGCAGCGATTGGTAGGCGCGGGTAGTGAGGGGAAAAGGACGGAAGCTTAGAGCCCACCCCTTGCACGTGACAGCGGCAGGTCGCGATTCGCCAGGGCTATGTGGGCTGCGCGCTGATTGGCGGATAGGAAGCTGGTGGGCGGGGGTGGTGGTTACGGAAGTACAGCCCGAGAGGGGTGCCAGGATCACCCCGAGGAGGtgacaggggagagggagaacacGGGGATCAGCCCGGGGGACACGGTCACCCCGAGGGTCGGGGTGGGGTGTGTGGCAGGGCTTGGGGGCCACAGGATCACCCTGAGGGAGTGACAGGCCAGGGGGCAACACAGGatcagcccggggcgggggggacgagGAATgaggcagcagggccagcaggaaGGGTGCAACAGCCAGggtgccctccctccccctcctcagcagcgGGACACCCAGTCATCCCTCCAACCCCTCGCCATACATGGCCCTGGGGGTGGTTCCAGCCACgacccccagctcctggccccgtgtccccccggAACTGGCCATGGATGAGTGGGACAGAGCTCTCCCATTCCCCAGCTGGGGCCATGCTGCCACAGTGCCATCCCACTGCACAGGGACAGCATTGAATAGGTCAACTTTTGTCCCTGCCTCAGCACCACAGTGAAGTCccaaccctctcccccccctccccaagcccccagGCAGCCCATCTCCCCCGCCTTTGCTTTCCTCGCAGCCACAAGCCAGGAACACAGGTTTGTTCTGCCTCCCGAAGGAGTTATTAACCAGgagtgttaaaaaacccaacatataaAAACAAAGACACACAAGTACAGCATGACAGGGGCAGCTGCCAGCAGAGGAAAtacttcccccctgccccagctcatGGTGCTTCAACAGCAGCTGCCACTTCACAGGCAAGTGCTCAGCCCTGTGCCAcagcaccccccactgcccagctcTGGGGTTGGGGTGAagcccctcctgccaccccccaaCATTAACCACAGCTGGCTTAGAGGAGAACAAACTACTTTAAATACAATGTTGGGTGTCCCCCTGCAccccatcaaaaaaaccccaaacccaggctGATGCAGTCAGTGACTGCACCCACAGGGTGCCCACCCCCAGGCAGCCCCCCTTCCCCCATAAGCAGAgaagggccagggctgggggccccacagcacccaccagctGCACAGGAGGTTTAAGTGCTTTTCTGCATCAGTTCTGCCAATTAAGCCCCAAAAGCTGGggcccccacccctcccaggAAAATCCTGCCCCAGACAGGGTCGGCCCAGCTCCACGGCTCAGGGGGGGATGTGTTGCAGTCCAGTGGCTTTCCTGGAGCTGGCACAGCCCCCCTCCTGGCTCAGGGTGCAAGGGGAAAGGGTGGCTTCTCCCACAGCCCCTaagccccatccctggtgccagggaggggagagctgggggaggcagccagcacccaccacagctctgcccccagcctgaaGCCCCAGAGGAAGGTTGAACCTGGCAGTTACTTATGGCCTCGGCTGGATTCAGCAGTCCCAGGCATTTTTGCCCCCACCACAGCCCCCAGCCACAATTTAGGACAAAACCTAACCcctctttttacccttttttaggGTACAAAGGGGTAAAAGCACAACCATGCCCGCCATGCTGCTGCTGAGGTCAGCAATGCTGTGCAAGGTGCATGGCAGAGGagagctgggggctgccaggTTTGGGGCTGGGAGATATTGTCTGATGCTAGCCCCAGGGGGGtaagggggtggggggctgtgggggggtcccccctgAGCCATCAGAAGTTCTTGAGGCGACTGTAGAGCTCCTGCTTGCTGCGCTCGCCTGCCCAGGTGCGGCTCTTCAGGCGGAACTTGCGCAGGTCCTCCTTGAAGTCCTCATGGTGCATGGGGCGATAGTCCTGGGGCTCACAGTGTGTCTGGGCACCCATGGCCCAGTCAGCACCCGTAGTGTAGCCCCTAGCCCCCACCCATGATAAAACCCAGCAGCCCAGGACCCTCAGCATGGTCCCCTGACCCTCAAGATACCATCCTCATG
Proteins encoded:
- the AP5S1 gene encoding AP-5 complex subunit sigma-1 codes for the protein MVRAFVLLALGGPDPTRPAPCRVLYARAFGTPLETSPGDPSRQRLRRKEQLLAVARQVASQCQLLQSSSGRSSSPQLPQLPDEPMSLQDAPGGLFQLPPGDPFPERVTVAWLSVVALAFALVCDPQENLSLAEITLRRLAPRLLTTLRLLGPGADVLLRPETADVLLNRLLPQGQMLFLNEHFLQAVDREMGIKAAR